A genome region from Macaca nemestrina isolate mMacNem1 chromosome 20, mMacNem.hap1, whole genome shotgun sequence includes the following:
- the LOC139360194 gene encoding uncharacterized protein, with translation HCIPVSEYSFHPSLSQGLRDKPGTPSLFLLLSSSSSALPPALLLSSSFSSALPPFPSFFSFPPFLLLLSSSSIFSSSPPPSLLLLFLLFYYTFSFPPFPTPPVLFLLLLFSFSPPPPSPILFLFFLSLLLLPFSSIFSYPPLLLLPLCSSSFYSTLPPFPSPFLLSFSSYSPPPPFHLLSLFLLSSISFFLSSSSYSLPPPSPLLLSFFSSFSSPSPFLSLLLLAFSSLPFLFLLLSFSFSSPHLSPFSSLPLSFFFLLLSSFSSSSFFFSPFSFSFSLPPPPLLLFFFFFCLFLFSALLHLLFILLFPFPPLPSPPLLFFLLFFFPLLLLLLSSSSFFFSPLPSSLLLLLFYSSTSYSSFSYLLLFLLLLFFLLLLSSSYSFSSFTFPVLLSFFSSFSSHPPPPLPFFLFLSSYFFPPLFLLFLLLLFSSFSFYFSFFSSPSPTLSPPPFIAPPPPLPPHLLHHLLFSLLCFCSSS, from the coding sequence CACTGCATACCTGTGTCTGAGTACTCCTTTCATCCGTCACTCAGTCAGGGTCTGCGGGACAAACCAGGCActccctctcttttcctcctcctctcctcttcctcctctgctcttcctcctgctctcctcctctcttcctccttctcctctgctcttcctccttttccttcttttttctcttttcctccttttctactcctcctttcctcctcctccatatTCTCCTCttcacctcctccttctcttctcctcctcttcctcctgttctATTAcaccttttccttccctccatttCCTACTCCACCTGTCCTCTTCCTCCtacttctcttctctttctctcctcctcctccttctcctatcctcttcctcttttttctttctctcctcctccttcctttctcatcCATCTTCTCTtatcctcctctcctcctcctacccctctgctcctcctccttctactctactcttcctccttttccttctccttttctcctttctttctcctcttactctcctcctcctcctttccacctcctttccctttttctcctctcttctatctccttctttctctcctcctcttcctattctcttcctcctccttctcccctcctcttatcctttttctcttccttctcctctccttcaccttttctttctcttctcctcctagccttctcttctcttcctttcctttttctcctcctctccttctccttttcttctcctcacctctcccccttttcttctcttcctctttcgtttttcttccttctcttatcctccttctcctcatcctcctttttcttctctcctttctccttttctttctcccttcctcctcctccccttcttctcttcttcttcttcttctgcctttttcttttttctgctctcctccacctcctttttatcctcctcttccccttccctcctcttccttctcctcccctcctcttcttcctcctgttcttttttcctctcctactcctccttctctcctcctcttcttttttcttctcccctcttccttcttctctccttttacTTCTCTTCTACTCCTCTACTTCTTACTCCTCCTTCTCTtatctcctcctctttctcctccttctcttttttctcctccttctatcctcctcctactccttctcctcctttaCTTTTCCtgtcctcctttccttcttttcttctttctcctctcatccacctcctcctcttcccttctttctcttcctctcctcctacttctttcctcctctcttcctcctttttcttcttcttctcttctcctccttctctttttacttttccttcttctcctctccttctccaactctttctcctcctccttttattgctcctccacctcctcttccccctcaTCTTCTCCAccatttacttttctctctcctctgcttctgctcctcctcc